In Montipora capricornis isolate CH-2021 unplaced genomic scaffold, ASM3666992v2 scaffold_456, whole genome shotgun sequence, a genomic segment contains:
- the LOC138036081 gene encoding E3 ubiquitin-protein ligase TRIM71-like, translating to MTRFTNPKQLPCLHSFCLHCLQRIQQTSGIRDTISCPECTQNFRIPGNGDLNAFPTNFRINSLLDALPVTECNTIGIKCGNCEKTNAESAYCFTCCSFWCDDCLPLHNRVKTFKEHHALALKDFRDEDFETILKQPTLCGKHEKKKQKFFCQVCNIAICNACALTDHDGHAKIVLEDAAKERKSRVNEAIELKKRRALEKMTRIAKIDGNCISIQEQAAGVKRDVQQFADTCIAAIEAQKNHIFDEVENDVREALQLLGEKRLEIEEEVKKQEADIEKTQMILKRSTNSQIMQPHEFLDKIVQEKVEEDSGDCDIENVFTFKRKEMLFDDLKAQQVGFISRTSSKTSVAEGKGITEGTVGLEGEIVVTTRNARKEQCYQKHDRVTLEIRNREGRDSAIKSQIQDNKDGTYKLRYFAKETGTCQASVKVNGEHVHGSPFEVQVKRRQFRPVLSFGEQGSDAGMLSSPWGVAVNDKDEIAVSDFGNHRVQIFASNGTHLRSFGKEDNQQGQFNFPAGIAFHNDKIIVADGNNHRVQLFTDEGHYLHQFGGRGSRDHQLRNPHGLSIDSDGNIIVADRDNTLNIK from the coding sequence ATGACAAGGTTCACTAATCCAAAGCAGCTTCCATGCTTACACAGTTTTTGCCTTCATTGCCTGCAAAGGATTCAACAAACGAGCGGAATTCGAGACACTATTTCATGCCCCGAGTGTACGCAGAATTTCAGGATCCCTGGAAACGGTGATCTTAACGCTTTTCCAACAAACTTTCGTATCAACAGTTTGTTGGACGCTTTGCCTGTCACAGAGTGCAATACGATCGGCATCAAGTGTGGCAATTGCGAAAAAACAAACGCAGAATCTGCTTACTGCTTCACTTGTTGTTCGTTCTGGTGTGATGACTGCCTCCCTCTGCATAACCGGGTAAAAACATTTAAGGAACACCACgctttggctttgaaagactTTCGAGACGAAGACTTTGAGACCATTTTAAAGCAGCCAACACTTTGTGGCAAGCACGAgaagaaaaaacagaagtttttctgtcaggtgtgCAATATAGCTATTTGCAACGCTTGTGCTCTAACAGATCACGACGGTCACGCTAAGATTGTTTTGGAAGATGCCGCAAAGGAACGCAAATCGAGAGTCAATGAAGCAATTgaattaaagaaaagaagagcGCTGGAGAAGATGACAAGGATCGCGAAAATTGATGGAAACTGCATTTCAATTCAAGAACAAGCCGCAGGAGTGAAAAGGGATGTGCAGCAGTTTGCCGACACTTGCATTGCCGCCATTGAAGCGCAAAAGAATCACATCTTTGATGAGGTGGAAAACGATGTGCGAGAAGCGTTGCAGCTTCTAGGAGAGAAAAGGCTCGAGATTGAAGAAGAAGTGAAAAAGCAAGAAGCAGATATCGAAAAAACCCAAATGATTTTAAAGCGAAGCACAAACTCTCAAATCATGCAGCCCCATGAATTTTTGGACAAAATAGTTCAGGAAAAGGTTGAAGAAGATTCAGGGGACTGTGACATCGAAAATGTCTTCACCTTTAAAAGGAAGGAAATGTTGTTTGATGATCTAAAAGCCCAACAGGTAGGTTTTATCAGCAGAACTAGCTCGAAAACCTCGGTTGCTGAGGGAAAAGGGATTACTGAGGGAACTGTTGGACTTGAAGGTGAGATTGTTGTAACAACAAGGAACGCACGAAAAGAACAATGTTACCAAAAACACGACCGCGTGACATTGGAAATCAGAAATCGTGAAGGCCGTGACAGTGCGATCAAGTCTCAAATCCAAGACAACAAAGATGGCACTTACAAGCTCCGCTATTTTGCCAAAGAAACCGGTACATGTCAGGCATCCGTGAAAGTCAATGGAGAACATGTTCATGGCAGCCCTTTTGAGGTTCAAGTCAAACGCAGACAGTTCAGACCTGTGCTATCCTTTGGAGAACAGGGTTCGGATGCTGGAATGCTTTCCAGTCCTTGGGGGGTAGCAGTGAATGACAAAGATGAGATTGCTGTGAGTGATTTTGGTAACCACAGAGTACAGATATTTGCCAGTAATGGAACTCACTTAAGATCGTTTGGTAAAGAGGACAATCAGCAGGGACAGTTTAACTTTCCTGCTGGAATAGCGTTTCATAATGATAAGATTATAGTGGCAGACGGTAATAACCACCGAGTTCAACTGTTTACTGATGAGGGTCATTATCTTCATCAGTTTGGAGGACGAGGAAGCCGGGATCACCAGCTTCGGAATCCTCATGGCTTGTCAATTGACAGCGATGGGAACATTATTGTTGCCGATCGTGATAACACATTAAacataaagtag